One Streptomyces fagopyri DNA window includes the following coding sequences:
- a CDS encoding phytanoyl-CoA dioxygenase family protein encodes MTANTWEFTLTEEEIELLPSDSDVEFYAEHGWYLSKKLFTDGEVERLEAASEAFYAGRVDRPLPGRPPRLAYWKPEKGPVQRHNDYIHYESADIGATLRKPLLGAVAARLCGATEIRIFQSTLIFKPPRPDEPSNIVPWHFDGDYWATSASERMLTAFIPFHDCDERMGTITMIDGSNRWQEASEDNVTSMHFADRDRNDLESILARNARFNGTEVRKVPMIIPKGHASFHHSHTYHGSGENRSAAPRRAVSLHLQDGENAYQEYRLPDGGTASYNHDFLVRRTPEGTPDYADPEFCPVMWRGKA; translated from the coding sequence ATGACGGCGAACACATGGGAATTCACGCTGACCGAGGAGGAGATCGAACTCCTCCCCTCGGACAGTGACGTCGAGTTCTACGCGGAACACGGGTGGTACCTGTCGAAGAAACTCTTCACCGACGGGGAGGTGGAGCGGTTGGAGGCGGCGAGCGAGGCCTTCTACGCCGGCCGTGTGGACCGCCCGCTGCCGGGCCGGCCTCCGCGCCTGGCCTACTGGAAGCCGGAGAAGGGCCCGGTTCAGCGGCACAACGACTACATCCACTACGAGAGCGCCGACATCGGTGCCACTCTGCGGAAGCCGTTGCTGGGAGCGGTGGCGGCACGCCTCTGCGGCGCGACGGAGATCCGGATATTCCAGTCCACGCTCATCTTCAAGCCGCCGCGCCCGGACGAGCCGAGCAATATCGTCCCCTGGCACTTCGACGGAGACTACTGGGCCACGTCGGCATCGGAACGGATGCTCACCGCTTTCATTCCGTTTCACGACTGCGACGAGCGCATGGGGACGATCACGATGATCGACGGCAGCAACCGGTGGCAGGAGGCGAGCGAGGACAACGTCACCTCGATGCACTTCGCCGACCGCGACCGGAACGACCTCGAATCCATTCTGGCGCGGAACGCCAGGTTCAATGGAACCGAGGTGCGGAAGGTGCCCATGATCATCCCCAAGGGGCACGCCAGCTTCCATCACAGCCACACGTACCACGGGAGCGGCGAGAACCGTTCCGCCGCGCCGAGGCGTGCCGTGTCCCTGCACCTTCAGGACGGCGAGAACGCCTACCAGGAATACCGCCTGCCCGACGGCGGGACAGCCTCGTACAACCATGACTTCCTGGTCCGCCGAACACCGGAGGGAACACCCGATTACGCCGATCCGGAGTTCTGCCCGGTGATGTGGAGGGGGAAGGCGTGA
- the hppD gene encoding 4-hydroxyphenylpyruvate dioxygenase yields the protein MVRASRPAVVPDLTVNHVEFYVADALQQAARFAAEYGFDPFATSGALGGHSDHFSVALRQGDIVLVVTEPRSAGHPAHAYVSAHGDGVADIALRTTDARAAFGRAVDGGARPLTPPGQPEGSPGALTAAIHGFGDVRHTFVQAPDRAGDKIFLPGFPDTPDLSPHTGTALLDIDHFAVCLHPGTIDAAVKFYESALGFRLVFEEQIGVGTQAMRSRVVQSESRAVTLTLIEPDPTGDPGQIDAFLDSHLGEGVQHIAFRTEDVVHTVATLGERGVRFLQTPDSYYELLGRRLTPTGHTTEDLRELNVLADEDHGGQLFQIFTQSTHPRRTFFLEIIERLGARTFGSSNIKALYEAVEAERIKTGILS from the coding sequence ATGGTCCGCGCTTCCCGACCCGCTGTGGTCCCCGACCTGACGGTCAATCACGTCGAGTTCTATGTGGCCGACGCCCTGCAGCAGGCCGCCCGGTTCGCCGCGGAGTACGGCTTCGACCCCTTCGCCACATCGGGGGCGCTGGGTGGACACAGCGATCACTTCTCCGTCGCCCTGCGCCAGGGGGACATCGTCCTGGTGGTCACCGAGCCTCGCTCCGCAGGGCATCCCGCCCACGCCTACGTCTCGGCACACGGTGACGGCGTCGCCGACATCGCCCTGCGCACCACCGACGCGCGCGCCGCGTTCGGCCGGGCGGTCGACGGCGGTGCCAGGCCCCTGACTCCGCCCGGACAGCCGGAGGGCTCCCCCGGCGCTCTCACAGCCGCGATCCACGGGTTCGGCGATGTGCGGCACACCTTCGTCCAGGCTCCGGACCGGGCCGGCGACAAGATCTTCCTCCCCGGCTTCCCGGACACCCCGGACCTCTCCCCGCACACCGGCACGGCACTGCTCGACATCGACCACTTCGCGGTCTGCCTGCATCCCGGGACCATAGACGCGGCGGTGAAGTTCTACGAGTCGGCGCTCGGCTTCCGCCTGGTCTTCGAGGAGCAGATCGGCGTGGGCACCCAGGCCATGCGTTCCCGGGTGGTGCAGAGCGAGTCGCGCGCCGTCACCCTGACCCTGATCGAGCCCGACCCCACGGGGGATCCCGGCCAGATCGACGCCTTCCTCGACAGCCATCTCGGCGAAGGCGTCCAGCACATCGCGTTCCGCACCGAGGACGTGGTGCACACCGTCGCGACGCTGGGCGAGCGAGGGGTGCGGTTCCTGCAGACCCCGGACTCCTACTACGAGTTGCTCGGCCGCCGGCTCACTCCCACCGGACACACCACCGAGGATCTGCGGGAGCTCAACGTGCTCGCGGACGAGGACCACGGCGGGCAGCTGTTCCAGATCTTCACGCAGTCCACGCACCCACGCCGTACGTTCTTCCTGGAGATCATCGAGCGGCTCGGCGCGCGCACCTTCGGCAGCAGCAACATCAAGGCACTGTACGAGGCCGTCGAAGCCGAGCGGATCAAGACCGGGATTCTGTCGTGA
- a CDS encoding alpha-hydroxy acid oxidase, with translation MISSASGSRALFDIGDAERAAFRALPRHVWDFIDGGSGSESTLRANRTALDQVCLTPRALTGVTHGDCAGELLGSPVSMPVAVAPMAYQRLVHPDGELALARAARSAGVVFIASMLSSRTIEAIAGVGAETWFQLYWLRDRDRTEELIKRAEASGCRALVLTVDVPRMGRRLRDMRNAFTLPNTVTAANLPESPAAGPGSTAHREQPGGSAVMVHTAEALDPALSWADLEWIRDRTGLPLVLKGIMDPADASRAVDAGVDAMVVSNHGGRQLDGALPSVTALSSVVREVSGRCPVLVDSGIRSGTDVLKALALGASGVLVGRPALWGLAAGGRDGASEVLHLLHTELEQAMTLAGCADLSSAGRLTTTVPAGVLAARTGTTP, from the coding sequence GTGATCTCCTCGGCCTCGGGCTCCCGAGCGCTGTTCGACATCGGTGATGCCGAGCGGGCGGCGTTCCGGGCGCTCCCGAGGCACGTGTGGGACTTCATCGACGGCGGCAGCGGCAGCGAGTCGACACTCAGGGCCAACCGCACGGCTCTCGACCAGGTGTGCCTGACACCACGGGCACTGACCGGTGTCACGCACGGCGACTGCGCCGGCGAACTGCTCGGCAGCCCGGTGTCCATGCCGGTCGCCGTCGCCCCCATGGCGTACCAGCGGCTCGTCCACCCGGACGGCGAACTCGCGCTGGCCCGCGCGGCCCGGTCCGCCGGAGTGGTGTTCATCGCGAGCATGCTCAGCAGTCGGACCATCGAGGCGATCGCCGGCGTGGGCGCCGAGACCTGGTTCCAGCTCTACTGGCTGCGCGACCGGGACCGGACCGAGGAACTCATCAAGCGCGCCGAGGCCTCGGGCTGTCGCGCGCTCGTCCTGACGGTGGACGTTCCCCGGATGGGCCGGCGGCTGCGCGACATGCGCAACGCCTTCACGCTGCCGAACACGGTGACCGCCGCGAACCTGCCCGAATCGCCGGCCGCCGGGCCTGGGTCCACCGCCCACCGCGAGCAGCCGGGCGGTTCGGCCGTGATGGTGCATACGGCCGAGGCTCTGGATCCGGCCCTGAGCTGGGCCGACCTGGAGTGGATTCGCGACCGGACCGGTCTCCCGTTGGTGCTCAAGGGGATCATGGATCCCGCCGACGCGTCCCGCGCGGTCGACGCCGGGGTGGACGCGATGGTGGTCTCCAACCATGGCGGCCGGCAACTGGACGGTGCGCTGCCGAGCGTCACCGCTCTGTCCTCGGTGGTGCGAGAGGTGTCCGGTCGTTGCCCCGTCCTGGTGGACAGCGGTATCCGCAGTGGCACGGACGTGCTCAAGGCGCTGGCGCTGGGTGCCTCGGGAGTGCTGGTCGGCCGGCCCGCGTTGTGGGGTCTCGCGGCGGGCGGCCGGGACGGCGCCTCGGAGGTGCTTCACCTGTTGCACACCGAGCTGGAGCAGGCGATGACCCTCGCCGGATGCGCGGATCTGTCATCGGCCGGCCGGCTCACCACGACGGTACCGGCCGGTGTCCTCGCGGCTCGCACGGGAACAACACCATGA